In Pedobacter sp. WC2423, the following are encoded in one genomic region:
- a CDS encoding NAD(P)/FAD-dependent oxidoreductase produces the protein MQKRIVIIGGGFAGINLALELGKKKHYQVTLVDKNNYNFFPPLIYQVATAFLEPSSISYPIRKLFRNKSNLHFRLGELLQVIPESRQLVLSNGTIEYDELVFATGAETNYFGMENVKKNAIPMKTLSDAIQMRNKLLTHFEEATITKDRAEIAKSLTIVIAGGGPTGVEISGMFAEMRHNIMHKDYPELKNTGGQIYLVDGGAALLKPMSTKSQVNTYESLTKLGVKILLNSHVNDFVNDKVILSDGTEIATKNLIWAAGVSAMRFEGIPASSYGRGKRMTVDGFHKVQGLENIYAIGDTSMQSGDPGYPEGHPQVAQVAIQQGKNLAANFIRIAEQKVPRSFIYKDRGSMAIIGSNKAVVDLPKPRIHLNGFIAWLAWLFIHLMSLISYRNRFRTFYNWTVAYFSKDQSLRMIIRPVDTHEEPKT, from the coding sequence ATGCAGAAACGAATAGTTATCATAGGCGGAGGGTTTGCAGGTATTAACTTAGCATTGGAACTCGGAAAAAAGAAACACTATCAAGTTACATTGGTGGATAAAAACAATTATAACTTTTTTCCACCACTGATTTACCAGGTGGCTACAGCATTTCTGGAACCATCCAGTATCAGTTACCCGATCCGTAAACTATTCAGAAATAAAAGCAACTTACATTTCAGATTAGGCGAGTTACTTCAGGTGATTCCGGAATCCCGCCAGCTCGTATTAAGTAACGGTACTATTGAATATGATGAACTCGTATTTGCCACTGGTGCAGAGACGAACTATTTTGGAATGGAGAATGTAAAGAAAAATGCCATTCCAATGAAAACGCTGAGTGATGCGATACAAATGCGTAATAAATTACTTACACATTTTGAAGAAGCGACCATCACTAAAGACAGAGCGGAGATTGCAAAAAGCCTGACAATTGTCATTGCAGGAGGCGGGCCGACAGGAGTGGAGATCTCAGGAATGTTTGCAGAGATGCGCCATAATATCATGCATAAAGATTATCCTGAATTGAAGAATACAGGAGGTCAGATCTACCTGGTTGATGGTGGCGCGGCTTTGTTGAAGCCTATGAGTACCAAATCCCAGGTGAACACTTATGAATCTCTGACTAAATTAGGGGTAAAGATCTTGCTGAACAGTCATGTTAATGATTTTGTGAATGATAAAGTGATCCTTTCTGACGGAACAGAAATTGCCACCAAAAACCTGATCTGGGCAGCAGGTGTGAGTGCAATGCGCTTTGAAGGAATTCCTGCAAGCAGTTACGGACGAGGAAAAAGAATGACTGTTGACGGCTTCCATAAAGTGCAGGGACTGGAAAATATCTATGCCATTGGTGATACTTCGATGCAATCTGGTGACCCTGGTTATCCGGAAGGTCATCCGCAAGTTGCCCAGGTCGCTATTCAGCAAGGTAAAAACCTGGCTGCTAATTTTATCCGTATTGCTGAACAGAAAGTACCCCGTAGTTTCATTTATAAAGACAGGGGCAGCATGGCGATTATCGGAAGCAATAAAGCTGTAGTAGATTTACCTAAGCCACGGATTCACCTGAACGGATTTATTGCCTGGCTGGCCTGGCTATTTATTCACCTGATGTCATTGATCTCTTACCGCAACAGGTTCAGGACTTTCTATAACTGGACAGTCGCTTACTTTTCTAAGGATCAGTCTTTAAGGATGATTATCAGACCCGTTGATACTCATGAGGAGCCTAAGACGTGA
- a CDS encoding anhydro-N-acetylmuramic acid kinase, translating into MNVHLSDLARIAAAPSRIIAGLMSGTSLDGLDIALCEFTGSGSETKVKVLHFITMPYSQQFKEELKAISFKTQVELQKVTLLNAVIGSYSAKLILEALKIWGYQAAAVDLVASHGQTIFHAPISLHQLEPYPNATLQIGDGDHIAVQTGIITLSDFRQKHIAAGGEGAPLAVYGDYLLLSSTDENRILLNIGGISNFTYLPGGKNPDLVFSTDIGPGNTLMDQFVQLNYPGKYYDQDAAIAKSGTPSPALVKALLAHPFFEQSFPRTTGPELFNLSYLQNAKEVSGQLALSKEDTLASLCEFTAISIVTAIKKAIGDQPFKVYLSGGGMHNPLLVQKIGEGLGFSLNNTADLGIDPDAKEAVLFALLANECVAGGQTDFGHRRGIPGVTMGKISLPA; encoded by the coding sequence ATGAATGTTCACCTCTCTGATTTAGCCAGAATAGCCGCAGCCCCTTCCAGGATAATTGCCGGATTAATGTCCGGAACCTCTTTGGATGGTTTAGACATTGCCTTATGTGAATTCACCGGATCTGGATCAGAGACTAAAGTCAAGGTATTACATTTCATTACGATGCCTTACAGCCAGCAGTTCAAAGAAGAATTGAAGGCAATCTCCTTTAAAACACAGGTGGAACTGCAAAAAGTTACTTTGTTGAATGCGGTTATCGGAAGTTATTCTGCCAAACTGATTCTGGAAGCTTTAAAAATATGGGGATACCAGGCAGCTGCTGTTGATTTAGTAGCCAGTCATGGACAGACCATCTTTCATGCACCTATTTCCCTGCATCAGCTGGAACCTTATCCAAATGCCACGTTGCAAATAGGTGATGGTGATCATATTGCGGTACAGACCGGGATAATTACCCTGAGTGACTTTAGACAGAAACATATTGCTGCCGGCGGAGAAGGTGCGCCGCTGGCTGTGTATGGAGATTACCTGCTACTTTCCAGCACGGATGAAAACCGGATTTTATTAAATATTGGCGGTATATCGAATTTCACTTATCTGCCCGGGGGAAAAAATCCTGATCTCGTATTTTCTACAGATATTGGCCCCGGCAATACTTTAATGGATCAATTTGTTCAACTCAATTATCCAGGTAAATATTACGATCAGGATGCAGCCATTGCCAAATCCGGAACTCCAAGTCCTGCGCTTGTTAAAGCACTGTTAGCTCACCCATTCTTTGAGCAGTCTTTTCCACGCACTACAGGGCCGGAATTATTCAATTTGTCTTACCTGCAAAATGCAAAAGAAGTAAGCGGACAGCTTGCGCTTTCCAAAGAAGACACTTTAGCTTCCCTTTGTGAATTTACGGCGATCAGTATCGTTACAGCTATCAAAAAAGCTATTGGTGATCAGCCCTTTAAAGTATATTTAAGCGGAGGCGGCATGCATAATCCGCTTTTGGTACAGAAAATCGGCGAAGGACTGGGATTTTCATTGAACAATACTGCTGATCTGGGGATAGATCCGGATGCTAAGGAAGCGGTGCTTTTCGCCCTGCTTGCGAATGAGTGTGTAGCAGGCGGACAAACTGACTTTGGTCACCGCCGCGGAATACCAGGCGTGACTATGGGTAAAATCAGCCTGCCAGCTTAA
- a CDS encoding AcvB/VirJ family lysyl-phosphatidylglycerol hydrolase translates to MKRLILVIAMLFCFGKPSFAIKGEEALRYGAFGKIMIYHPVQKPTSVVLFVSGDGGWKDGVIDMARDLTAQGALVLGIDARNYQKALSKRKTDCYYPAADFEQLSLMIQKKYKFSNYSKPVLVGYSYGATLIYGILAQAPANTFKGAIALGFCPDIVAKKPFCKGSGLTQHVLKPGVSFWLERTEKLTAPFIVLNGFKDEACPFAATASFLKDMPMAELIDLPKVGHGFAVTGEWEPQFKAAFQKIINAPSFAERKQGENKELKTQAIKLYGEDLPLTIIPAAKKGKLPLVLMISGDGGWTSFDQSLAEALAERGLSVVGLDAQKYFWDARTPEKTTSDLSKAILHYTAQFNKDKFVLAGYSFGASVVPFVAERLTPALKSRLSAVLSLSPDVTADFEIHVLDMLSFGSTTETYNVQAEMKKIKNIPVVSFFGTEEGGGIASKFIKAGLKTEMVPGDHHFGDNFQGLSLDLLKSIPQ, encoded by the coding sequence ATGAAAAGATTGATTCTCGTCATCGCAATGTTATTTTGTTTCGGCAAACCATCGTTTGCGATCAAAGGAGAAGAAGCTCTTCGGTACGGGGCTTTTGGTAAAATCATGATTTATCATCCTGTTCAAAAGCCAACCTCAGTTGTGCTATTTGTTTCTGGTGACGGGGGATGGAAAGATGGTGTAATTGATATGGCCCGGGATCTTACCGCGCAAGGTGCACTGGTGCTGGGTATCGATGCCCGGAATTATCAGAAAGCCTTATCCAAACGTAAAACTGACTGTTATTATCCGGCTGCCGATTTCGAACAGCTGAGTTTAATGATTCAGAAAAAATACAAATTCAGTAATTACAGCAAACCTGTTCTGGTTGGCTATTCTTATGGAGCAACCCTGATTTACGGGATTTTGGCACAAGCACCTGCCAATACATTTAAAGGTGCTATTGCCCTGGGTTTTTGCCCGGATATTGTAGCAAAAAAACCTTTTTGTAAAGGAAGCGGATTAACACAGCACGTACTTAAACCTGGCGTTTCTTTCTGGCTGGAAAGGACTGAAAAGCTGACTGCTCCTTTTATTGTGCTCAATGGGTTTAAAGATGAGGCCTGTCCTTTTGCAGCCACTGCCTCTTTTTTGAAAGATATGCCTATGGCAGAATTGATTGATTTGCCAAAAGTAGGACATGGTTTTGCGGTGACGGGTGAATGGGAGCCGCAATTCAAAGCTGCTTTTCAAAAAATAATAAACGCACCGTCCTTCGCTGAGCGCAAACAAGGAGAAAATAAAGAATTAAAAACACAAGCGATCAAGCTCTACGGAGAAGATCTGCCTTTAACTATTATTCCTGCCGCTAAAAAGGGTAAGCTTCCTTTGGTACTGATGATTTCAGGAGATGGCGGATGGACAAGTTTTGATCAGTCGCTTGCAGAAGCTCTCGCAGAAAGAGGACTTTCTGTAGTTGGTCTGGATGCACAAAAATATTTCTGGGATGCCCGCACACCTGAAAAGACTACTTCAGACCTGAGCAAAGCCATCCTGCATTATACTGCCCAGTTTAACAAAGATAAATTTGTATTAGCGGGTTATTCTTTTGGGGCATCTGTTGTTCCTTTTGTTGCTGAGCGGTTAACACCTGCTTTGAAATCACGCCTTTCGGCTGTACTTTCTTTATCTCCGGATGTGACTGCTGATTTTGAAATTCATGTGCTGGATATGCTAAGTTTTGGCAGTACGACAGAAACTTACAATGTGCAGGCCGAGATGAAAAAGATCAAAAATATACCTGTAGTCAGTTTCTTTGGAACAGAAGAAGGCGGTGGTATTGCCTCAAAATTTATCAAAGCAGGTTTGAAAACAGAAATGGTTCCGGGTGATCATCATTTTGGTGATAATTTCCAGGGACTATCGCTTGATCTTTTAAAAAGTATCCCTCAATAA
- a CDS encoding phosphatidylglycerol lysyltransferase domain-containing protein — MKLSAQYNPVPFIKDNYKIIASYIFTLFFIGLGIWFIQHEKAELQQVKHLVLTSRWDWITLGIVLSVVYLFVHGLMYKYAFKAVGSEVNLLDSTMLYLKRNFVSVFLPAGGVSSLAFFSGDIEKKGVTKSQINFASSIYGFVGILSVVVIAVPVFIYAIFKGSIGAGEWIGLISVFVLIGGIYLIYRSIANSGKVYQLLVKYIPSVEVFLAEFKSNKIERNGFIRTFICSMVIEIIGVVHIYIAMVALNIEPSIIIATISYVVGVVFLIISPFLRGLGAVEASMTFMLIRLGYSEAAAVSVTFLYRFMEFWIPMVLGALSFLVKINKLLMRIVPALMILALGIVNIVSVLTPAIHERLVFLKNFLPISAIAASNYFVLVVGLFLLVTAAFMLRGLKMAWYFALSLCIFSLFGNLTKAFDYEEALYSVIVIIGLIASRKEYYVKHNSRLRFIGIQTTLLSVVAVVLYGTIGFYFLDAKHFNVNFSILQSIKYTLENFVLIDSSDLVPQDSFARGFLYSINISGFLSVAFLVYTLIRPYIIKDTTDAEEFDWARTQLDQYGNSAMDYFKIYPDKLIYRSPDLEGFISYRIAGNFAVVLESPVTAPENLKAFIKSFDKYCFESGMKSFYYRVAEENLEAFTQSGKKRLFLGQEGVVDLTTFTLDGGSRKSIRNALKKVGEKGYHSKIYEAPVKDGLLQKIKSVSDEWLAETEREEIVFSQGMFDWEELKNQTIITVENSEEKIVAFLNIIPDYAKGEGTYDLIRKTADAPNGVIDFILVELFKHLKEKGHTSVNIGFAPLSGLNDPKNLPERSLKFAYEKIKSFSHYKGLRDAKDKFSPVWHNKYLVYAQDYDLIQIPAVLSKVIKP; from the coding sequence ATGAAATTATCTGCACAATATAACCCGGTCCCTTTTATAAAGGATAATTATAAAATCATTGCGAGTTATATTTTCACGCTGTTTTTTATTGGTTTGGGCATCTGGTTTATTCAGCACGAAAAAGCCGAACTCCAACAAGTAAAACACCTTGTTCTCACCTCCAGATGGGATTGGATCACCCTGGGAATCGTACTCAGTGTCGTTTACCTTTTTGTACATGGTTTAATGTATAAATATGCTTTTAAAGCAGTAGGGAGTGAAGTTAATTTGCTTGATTCCACGATGTTGTATTTGAAAAGGAACTTTGTCAGTGTATTTCTGCCAGCAGGAGGAGTTTCCTCTCTTGCCTTTTTTAGTGGAGATATCGAGAAAAAAGGAGTGACTAAATCCCAGATTAATTTTGCTTCATCCATTTATGGTTTTGTAGGTATACTTTCAGTAGTCGTTATTGCGGTCCCGGTATTTATTTATGCGATCTTTAAAGGGAGTATAGGTGCAGGGGAATGGATCGGATTGATTTCCGTTTTTGTTTTAATAGGCGGTATCTATTTGATTTACAGATCTATTGCCAATAGTGGTAAAGTTTATCAGCTACTGGTTAAATATATTCCTTCCGTAGAGGTTTTTCTTGCAGAATTCAAAAGCAATAAAATTGAGCGTAACGGATTCATCCGGACTTTCATTTGCAGCATGGTGATCGAAATCATCGGTGTAGTGCATATTTATATTGCTATGGTGGCACTGAATATTGAGCCTTCTATCATTATCGCGACGATCAGTTATGTAGTTGGTGTGGTATTCCTGATTATTTCTCCATTTTTAAGAGGTTTAGGTGCAGTAGAAGCTTCGATGACCTTTATGCTGATCCGTTTAGGTTATTCAGAAGCAGCGGCTGTATCGGTTACTTTCCTGTACCGTTTCATGGAATTCTGGATTCCAATGGTGCTGGGCGCTTTAAGCTTCCTGGTTAAAATCAATAAACTGCTGATGCGTATTGTACCGGCCCTGATGATTCTTGCTTTGGGAATTGTAAATATAGTTTCTGTACTCACACCGGCAATTCACGAAAGACTGGTGTTCTTAAAGAATTTTCTGCCTATTTCAGCTATTGCAGCATCAAATTACTTTGTACTCGTAGTCGGCTTATTTTTACTCGTTACAGCTGCATTCATGCTCAGAGGGCTAAAAATGGCCTGGTATTTCGCCCTGAGTTTATGCATATTCTCTCTGTTTGGAAATCTGACCAAGGCTTTTGATTATGAAGAAGCGTTGTATTCAGTTATCGTTATTATTGGCCTGATTGCTTCCAGAAAAGAATATTATGTGAAACATAATTCCAGACTCCGCTTTATAGGGATTCAAACGACCTTGCTCAGTGTTGTTGCGGTAGTTTTATATGGCACTATTGGTTTTTATTTCCTGGATGCCAAACACTTTAATGTTAATTTTAGTATTCTTCAATCTATAAAATATACGCTGGAGAATTTTGTACTGATTGACAGCAGCGATCTTGTTCCGCAGGATTCTTTCGCAAGAGGGTTTTTGTATTCTATCAATATCAGCGGGTTCCTGTCTGTGGCCTTCCTGGTTTATACTTTGATCCGCCCATATATTATTAAAGATACGACTGATGCAGAAGAGTTTGACTGGGCAAGAACTCAATTAGATCAATACGGAAATTCGGCGATGGATTATTTCAAGATCTATCCTGATAAACTGATTTACCGTTCACCTGATCTGGAAGGCTTTATTTCTTACCGGATCGCCGGAAACTTTGCTGTTGTGCTGGAATCACCGGTAACAGCCCCTGAAAACTTAAAAGCGTTTATCAAATCATTTGATAAGTACTGCTTTGAAAGCGGAATGAAAAGCTTTTACTATCGCGTAGCTGAAGAAAACCTGGAAGCCTTTACCCAAAGTGGTAAAAAGCGTTTATTCTTAGGACAGGAAGGGGTGGTTGACCTGACTACTTTTACACTGGATGGAGGAAGCAGAAAATCGATCCGTAACGCTCTTAAAAAGGTGGGGGAAAAAGGATACCATAGCAAGATTTATGAAGCACCGGTTAAAGATGGGCTGTTACAAAAAATAAAATCTGTTTCTGATGAATGGCTGGCAGAAACAGAACGTGAAGAGATTGTTTTCTCCCAGGGGATGTTTGACTGGGAAGAACTGAAAAATCAAACGATCATCACTGTAGAGAATTCGGAAGAAAAGATTGTTGCCTTTTTAAATATTATTCCTGATTATGCTAAAGGTGAGGGGACTTATGATCTGATCAGAAAAACAGCAGATGCACCAAATGGTGTAATTGACTTTATTCTGGTGGAGTTATTTAAGCATCTGAAAGAAAAAGGGCATACTTCTGTTAATATTGGTTTTGCACCTTTATCAGGTCTGAATGATCCAAAGAACCTTCCTGAACGCTCGTTGAAATTTGCTTATGAGAAGATCAAATCTTTCTCTCATTACAAAGGACTCAGGGATGCGAAGGATAAATTTTCACCAGTATGGCATAATAAATACCTGGTTTATGCGCAGGATTATGACCTTATCCAAATTCCGGCTGTATTATCCAAAGTGATTAAACCTTAA
- a CDS encoding MFS transporter — translation MNRENKNLHQEGDQLKSGTILLMAVAAGITVANIYYNQPILKEMAISLNATDAEIGRVSMFAQLGYGLGMFFLIPLGDKVDRKKLILILMLSLAVMLILMVLAKGVVFVWMLSLLIGVCSAPAQIILPMAASLDKVNRGKTVGIVFSGILVGILGSRVISGFITDWLGWRYVYAISAIMVLTITVLLKLYLPNVKHKFTGTYIELLKSTLALVKEHELLRRSAILGAFTFGVFCSFWTTVTFYLSGPAFAFHADTIGLFGIVAIGGALVAPYFGKLADKGNTKKSLIISVAMIIFSLILLKLFPVSVIVMIISIFILDIGVQATQITNFTRIYSLDENSHSRLNTIYMTTYFIGGGIGTFFGLLCWKHGGWTLSTWQMLLWSFIAMCIVVFSKSRIKKNQTLTENGLKN, via the coding sequence ATGAATCGTGAAAATAAGAACCTGCACCAGGAAGGTGACCAGTTAAAATCAGGTACAATTTTATTAATGGCTGTTGCTGCGGGTATTACCGTTGCCAATATTTATTATAATCAGCCAATTTTGAAGGAAATGGCAATTTCTCTGAACGCTACTGATGCAGAAATCGGGAGAGTATCCATGTTTGCACAGCTGGGCTATGGTCTGGGCATGTTTTTCCTGATCCCCCTGGGAGATAAAGTAGACCGGAAAAAGCTGATTCTTATTTTGATGCTGAGCCTGGCTGTCATGCTGATCCTGATGGTACTTGCCAAAGGTGTTGTTTTCGTCTGGATGCTGAGTCTGCTTATTGGGGTATGCTCAGCGCCCGCACAAATTATCCTGCCTATGGCTGCCAGCCTGGACAAGGTAAACCGGGGTAAAACCGTGGGGATTGTTTTTAGCGGAATTCTGGTTGGTATATTAGGTTCAAGGGTCATTAGCGGATTCATTACAGACTGGCTTGGCTGGCGTTACGTTTACGCGATTTCGGCCATCATGGTATTGACCATTACTGTGCTCTTAAAACTTTATCTGCCAAACGTAAAACATAAATTTACAGGTACTTATATCGAACTACTTAAATCAACACTCGCTTTGGTCAAGGAACATGAGCTCTTGCGCAGGTCGGCGATTCTGGGGGCATTTACATTTGGTGTTTTCTGTTCTTTCTGGACAACCGTAACCTTTTACCTGAGCGGTCCGGCCTTTGCTTTTCATGCAGATACCATCGGGCTTTTTGGTATTGTAGCAATTGGCGGCGCATTAGTGGCTCCATATTTCGGGAAATTAGCAGACAAAGGCAATACGAAGAAATCGTTAATCATCAGTGTAGCTATGATTATATTCAGCCTGATACTGCTTAAACTTTTTCCGGTTTCAGTGATCGTGATGATTATCTCCATATTTATACTTGATATTGGTGTACAGGCTACACAGATTACCAATTTCACCAGGATTTATTCCTTAGATGAAAACTCTCATAGCCGTTTAAATACGATTTATATGACTACCTATTTTATAGGGGGTGGAATAGGAACTTTTTTTGGCCTGTTATGCTGGAAACACGGAGGATGGACACTTTCTACCTGGCAAATGCTGCTCTGGTCTTTCATTGCCATGTGTATCGTTGTCTTTTCAAAATCAAGGATAAAGAAAAACCAAACCCTGACAGAAAACGGTTTAAAGAATTAG
- the map gene encoding type I methionyl aminopeptidase, whose amino-acid sequence MIILKTEEEVELIRISATLISSALTEVAKVLKPGITTMALDKLVAEYIADHDAIPSFLNYEGYPHHICTSLNDVVVHGMPDDKPLRDGDIVSVDVGVIKNEFHGDHAYTFIIGEAEQEVIDLVRITKECLYEGIEHAVADSYLTNISSAIQRHAEGNGYGVVREFVGHGLGRSMHEHPQVPNYGRRNEGIIMKENLVLAIEPMVNLGTKDIKVSKDGWTVRTADGKPSVHFEHDVCIKPGHAMILSNYTLIEIAEKANRNLNSSYY is encoded by the coding sequence ATGATTATACTTAAAACAGAAGAAGAAGTAGAATTGATCCGGATCAGTGCTACCTTAATTAGCTCCGCGCTCACCGAAGTCGCCAAGGTTTTAAAGCCGGGGATTACCACCATGGCTCTGGATAAACTTGTAGCTGAATATATTGCGGATCATGATGCTATTCCATCATTTCTTAACTACGAAGGTTATCCCCATCATATTTGTACCTCATTAAACGATGTGGTGGTACATGGCATGCCGGATGACAAGCCGCTGCGAGATGGTGATATTGTTTCGGTAGATGTAGGCGTTATCAAAAATGAATTTCATGGAGATCATGCCTATACTTTCATTATAGGAGAGGCAGAGCAGGAAGTTATAGATTTGGTTAGGATAACTAAAGAATGTCTTTATGAAGGGATTGAACATGCTGTGGCAGACAGTTATTTAACTAATATTTCAAGTGCTATCCAGCGCCATGCAGAAGGTAATGGTTATGGGGTGGTCAGAGAATTTGTGGGCCATGGTCTTGGCCGTTCCATGCACGAACACCCGCAGGTACCCAATTACGGAAGAAGAAACGAGGGGATTATCATGAAAGAGAACCTTGTGCTGGCTATTGAACCTATGGTGAATCTGGGTACTAAAGATATCAAGGTATCAAAAGATGGCTGGACAGTGAGAACAGCAGATGGTAAACCATCTGTTCACTTTGAACATGATGTTTGTATCAAACCCGGGCATGCGATGATCTTATCAAACTATACTTTAATAGAAATTGCAGAGAAAGCAAACAGAAACCTGAATTCTTCCTATTATTAG
- a CDS encoding ATP-binding cassette domain-containing protein, which produces MITAKVYKKIKTYKGNTELLVDAQFPAQSVTRVYGSSGSGKTTFLKILAGLITPDRGTIQVKDTYWLDIGKKINWKPQQRRAGFVFQDYALFPNMTVQEHLQYATADQQLITRLLKIGKMESFGLHKPQQLSGGQQQRLAILRALALKPALLLLDEAFSALDDDLRESLITELKIILKEFGTTTIIVSHHLQETAGFADRSLKIEQEK; this is translated from the coding sequence ATGATCACAGCAAAAGTTTATAAAAAGATAAAGACCTATAAAGGAAATACTGAGCTTCTGGTCGATGCACAGTTTCCTGCACAATCGGTTACCAGGGTTTATGGTTCTTCGGGTTCAGGAAAGACCACGTTTTTAAAGATCCTGGCTGGACTTATTACTCCCGATAGGGGCACAATACAGGTTAAAGATACTTATTGGCTGGACATCGGCAAAAAGATCAACTGGAAGCCACAGCAACGCCGGGCAGGGTTTGTATTTCAGGATTATGCCTTGTTTCCAAATATGACCGTACAGGAACATCTTCAATATGCTACAGCAGATCAGCAGCTGATTACAAGGCTCTTGAAAATCGGGAAAATGGAATCCTTTGGCCTGCACAAGCCGCAGCAGCTTTCAGGAGGTCAGCAGCAAAGACTCGCTATACTGCGTGCGCTGGCCCTGAAGCCTGCACTGCTTTTATTGGATGAAGCTTTTTCTGCGCTTGATGATGACCTGCGCGAAAGCTTAATTACTGAACTGAAAATTATATTAAAAGAATTTGGCACCACTACCATTATCGTCAGTCATCACTTGCAGGAAACAGCAGGTTTTGCTGACCGGAGCTTAAAAATTGAACAGGAAAAATAA
- the modB gene encoding molybdate ABC transporter permease subunit: protein MEWTPIWLSLKLAAITTFILLFIGIPLAYWLSRRSSLGKVVIEAVLTMPLVLPPSVLGFYLLLTFSPNSVLGSWLLKYLNLSLVFSFEGLVVASVIYSLPFMVSPVKSALAHLPKSLAEASYTMGKSKLETFYRVLLPNIKASLYTAIVLTFAHTLGEFGVVLMIGGKLDGITKVASIAIYDAVDNNQYQQANQYSLVLFAITFMLVILVFIFNRNSIRGPLE, encoded by the coding sequence ATGGAATGGACCCCGATATGGCTGAGCCTGAAACTCGCTGCGATTACGACTTTTATACTGTTGTTTATAGGTATTCCACTTGCTTACTGGCTTTCCAGGCGCAGTTCGCTAGGTAAGGTTGTCATTGAAGCCGTGCTGACGATGCCATTAGTTTTACCACCATCTGTGCTGGGTTTTTATTTACTGCTCACCTTCAGCCCGAATAGTGTGCTGGGAAGCTGGTTGTTAAAATATTTAAACCTGAGCCTGGTTTTCTCTTTTGAAGGCTTAGTGGTCGCCTCGGTGATTTACAGCCTGCCTTTTATGGTCAGCCCGGTAAAATCTGCACTCGCACACTTACCAAAATCGCTTGCAGAAGCTTCTTATACGATGGGTAAATCCAAACTGGAAACCTTTTACAGGGTATTGTTACCTAATATCAAAGCATCACTTTATACTGCAATTGTACTGACTTTTGCCCATACACTAGGGGAGTTTGGTGTGGTATTGATGATCGGAGGGAAACTTGATGGGATTACTAAAGTTGCTTCCATTGCAATTTATGATGCTGTTGATAACAATCAATATCAACAAGCTAATCAATATTCGCTGGTTTTATTCGCAATCACTTTCATGCTGGTGATCCTGGTTTTCATTTTTAACAGAAATTCAATACGGGGGCCATTAGAATGA
- the modA gene encoding molybdate ABC transporter substrate-binding protein — MKYSLLVIPVQNPICRKTSNLIQQIVLLILAVFTFIPAFGQPVRVAVAANAQTVVRKIAADFKNKTGINVEIISGSSGKLAAQIKNGAPYDLFLSADMDFAQQVYTEGFALTKPRVYALGSLIVCSATGASLENWKALISDQQTGKIAIANPALAPYGKAAEQALKHYHLYAALVPRLVFGESISQVNTYVLKKVVNIGFTTESLVYELKPADHLKWQRIDPATYTPIQQGALLLHYAKRKNYTENKRFYDYLFSADAKAVFSQYGYRNYKSN, encoded by the coding sequence TTGAAATACAGTTTATTAGTAATCCCTGTTCAAAATCCTATCTGCCGCAAAACATCCAATCTTATCCAGCAAATCGTTTTACTAATTTTAGCAGTCTTTACCTTCATCCCTGCCTTTGGTCAGCCCGTCAGAGTCGCGGTTGCGGCAAATGCACAGACTGTGGTCAGGAAAATTGCGGCTGATTTTAAAAATAAGACGGGTATAAATGTAGAAATCATTAGTGGTTCGTCTGGTAAACTGGCTGCTCAAATAAAAAATGGGGCACCATATGATCTGTTTTTATCTGCGGATATGGATTTTGCGCAGCAAGTATATACCGAGGGTTTTGCCTTAACGAAACCGCGGGTCTATGCACTGGGCAGTCTGATTGTTTGTTCTGCTACCGGGGCATCTCTTGAAAACTGGAAAGCTTTAATCAGCGATCAGCAAACAGGGAAAATAGCCATTGCAAATCCAGCACTGGCCCCTTATGGAAAAGCAGCAGAACAAGCTTTGAAACATTATCATTTATATGCTGCGCTGGTTCCCCGCCTGGTTTTTGGCGAGAGCATTAGCCAGGTGAATACTTATGTGCTTAAAAAGGTAGTGAACATTGGGTTTACTACAGAATCACTGGTCTATGAACTTAAGCCTGCAGATCATTTGAAGTGGCAAAGAATAGACCCCGCTACCTATACCCCAATTCAGCAGGGAGCGCTATTGCTGCATTACGCAAAGCGTAAGAATTATACGGAAAATAAAAGATTTTATGATTATCTTTTCTCTGCTGACGCGAAAGCTGTTTTTAGTCAGTATGGCTACAGAAATTATAAATCCAACTAA